The proteins below are encoded in one region of Desulfatiglans anilini DSM 4660:
- a CDS encoding cobalamin-binding protein: protein MLSSRSLFIGLFILVAFMARPASAGAFRDALGRTVTLDGPPRRIVSLAPSITEILYFLGLGERVAGVTQYSTYPPAALGKPKVGSYVNLNIERIISLAPDLVIATVDGNSRSVIETLEAAGIQVFTTNPRNLFEALDTIALLGQVCGATRDGAAAAEALKVRAEDVAEKVRGLPRPKVFVQINLRPIMTVNRDTFLNDLITLAGGSNPFSEEPFAYPRISLEEVIRQRPDVILVSSMDRGGRFEEARREWLRLEDIPAARNGRVHLIDSDLVDRPSPRIVDGLEEAARFIHPEIPWERP, encoded by the coding sequence ATGCTATCGAGCCGCAGCCTGTTCATCGGTTTGTTCATCCTGGTCGCCTTCATGGCAAGGCCCGCGTCCGCTGGCGCGTTCCGCGACGCGCTGGGCAGAACCGTCACCCTGGATGGACCGCCCCGGCGGATCGTCTCCCTCGCCCCAAGCATCACGGAGATCCTGTACTTCCTCGGTCTGGGCGAACGGGTGGCCGGCGTCACCCAGTACAGCACCTACCCGCCGGCTGCCCTCGGCAAACCCAAGGTCGGGAGCTATGTGAACCTGAACATCGAGCGGATCATCAGCCTCGCCCCGGACCTCGTCATCGCCACGGTGGACGGGAACAGCCGGAGCGTTATCGAGACCCTCGAGGCCGCAGGCATCCAGGTCTTCACCACCAACCCCAGGAACCTATTCGAGGCCCTGGACACCATCGCGCTCCTCGGGCAGGTCTGCGGAGCCACCCGGGACGGGGCCGCCGCCGCGGAGGCCCTGAAGGTCCGCGCCGAAGATGTGGCGGAGAAGGTCCGCGGCCTGCCCCGCCCGAAGGTCTTTGTGCAGATCAATCTGCGCCCCATCATGACGGTCAACCGGGACACTTTCCTGAACGACCTCATCACCCTGGCGGGCGGCTCGAATCCCTTCAGCGAAGAGCCCTTCGCCTACCCCAGGATCAGCCTCGAAGAGGTCATCCGCCAGCGGCCCGACGTCATCCTGGTCTCGTCCATGGACCGCGGGGGCCGGTTCGAAGAGGCCCGCCGGGAATGGCTTCGTCTGGAGGACATCCCCGCCGCCCGCAACGGCCGCGTGCACCTCATCGATTCGGACCTCGTCGACCGGCCGTCGCCCCGCATCGTAGACGGCCTCGAAGAGGCGGCCCGGTTCATCCATCCGGAAATCCCCTGGGAGCGGCCATGA
- a CDS encoding C1 family peptidase: MNNRRRKQGLFSLTGLVILAVLLVLSPNPAFCDETIDEINAAIEAAGANWVAAENPVTRMSPEERRKLLGAMEDTAGPEAEASAAAPRGAALPTQLDWRNIGGSNYVSSVKNQGGCGSCFCFAPVAALESKYMITNSLPGSTLDLSEQIVLSCSTAGDCTGGYASTASDFLKNTGTAVESCYPYTVSKGPCSNACTNWQDETYYFTSWSYANSGEVATSTEIKNAIYNNGPVVVWYKVYSDFYSYSTGVYTKTSGTYEGNHFVLVVGWNDSNNSFICKNSWGSSWGGLGGYFNIGYSQLAGDVQFGYWTYQYGSAYGPSVDWYAAYRTMLPVPGDLALFRAYRDKVMEETAFGQFCSGMIYNQADNLLRVLLTHPRLLIQARQLVKANRAAVQSVVQGGFGTIENTDEVMQFMGDVADCSPLDLRVFLNQLETQMQRHRAAGEPFLGFFLQ; encoded by the coding sequence ATGAACAATCGAAGAAGAAAACAAGGCCTTTTTTCGCTGACCGGTCTCGTCATCCTGGCGGTGCTGTTGGTGCTTTCACCCAATCCCGCCTTTTGCGACGAAACCATCGATGAAATCAACGCCGCCATCGAGGCGGCCGGCGCCAACTGGGTCGCCGCGGAAAACCCCGTCACGCGCATGTCCCCTGAAGAGCGCCGCAAGCTCCTGGGGGCCATGGAGGATACGGCCGGCCCCGAGGCCGAGGCGTCCGCGGCAGCCCCCCGGGGGGCCGCCCTCCCTACGCAATTGGATTGGCGAAACATAGGCGGGTCGAACTACGTCAGTTCGGTCAAGAATCAGGGGGGTTGCGGCTCCTGTTTCTGCTTTGCGCCGGTGGCCGCCCTCGAGTCCAAGTACATGATCACCAACAGCCTTCCCGGCTCCACCCTCGACCTCTCGGAGCAGATCGTCCTTTCCTGCAGCACCGCGGGTGACTGCACCGGAGGCTATGCCAGCACCGCTTCGGACTTCCTGAAAAACACCGGCACGGCGGTCGAATCCTGCTACCCTTACACTGTAAGCAAAGGACCCTGCTCGAATGCCTGCACCAACTGGCAGGATGAAACCTATTACTTCACCAGTTGGAGTTATGCAAACAGCGGTGAAGTCGCCACCTCCACCGAGATCAAGAACGCCATCTATAACAACGGCCCCGTGGTCGTGTGGTACAAGGTCTACAGCGATTTTTACAGTTACAGCACCGGGGTTTACACCAAGACAAGCGGAACTTACGAAGGCAACCACTTCGTCCTCGTCGTCGGATGGAACGACTCGAACAATTCCTTTATCTGCAAGAACAGCTGGGGGTCTTCCTGGGGAGGCCTTGGCGGGTATTTCAATATCGGCTACAGCCAGTTGGCCGGTGACGTGCAGTTCGGATACTGGACTTACCAGTACGGCAGCGCCTACGGCCCCAGCGTCGACTGGTACGCCGCCTACCGGACCATGCTCCCTGTGCCCGGGGATCTCGCCCTCTTCCGCGCCTACCGCGACAAGGTGATGGAAGAGACCGCCTTCGGCCAGTTCTGCTCAGGCATGATCTACAACCAGGCGGACAACCTCCTGCGGGTGCTTTTGACCCACCCGAGGCTGCTGATCCAGGCCCGGCAGCTCGTCAAGGCCAACCGCGCGGCCGTTCAAAGCGTCGTGCAGGGGGGCTTCGGTACGATCGAAAACACGGATGAGGTCATGCAGTTCATGGGTGACGTGGCGGATTGTTCACCCCTCGACCTCCGGGTTTTTCTCAACCAGCTTGAAACCCAGATGCAGCGTCATCGGGCTGCCGGCGAACCGTTCCTCGGCTTTTTCCTCCAATAG
- a CDS encoding cation:proton antiporter — translation MITNPLLSVGLLLLLCYLGGRLANLLHAPRVGGYLLTGLLLGPSATNILPEPLIRGELLVLTKAGMSLIAFSIGGSLIVERIRRLGKSIFTITAFQAAGGFLVPAACLLGVLPFLLAPPEADPGWSRMQVAMALLIGAVCVATASGAVLGVVSEMRAAGPFTTALLSVIALSYGLTILLFTLSVAVAQTLTGPGDVSLQALLSRAALPIAKSLLLGGAGAVLLLQIGRLIQQREAYMMVVFGTIFSTSGVADALGLSGLLANMVVGCLIVNLGGNREFFRAAEQIEEPVFSLFFGLGGAHMQLGVLQSAGPLALLIVVARLAGKTAGTWCGASIARAPDPLRRYLGLALSPQAGWTIGLVLTAENIFPVSEIGSILVNAIIGSVIISMILCLPLVRFALLKAGETSYDGRKT, via the coding sequence GTGATCACGAACCCCCTTCTATCGGTCGGGCTTCTTCTCCTCCTCTGCTATCTCGGCGGTCGGCTCGCCAATCTGCTCCATGCACCAAGGGTGGGCGGATACCTTCTGACCGGGCTCCTGCTGGGCCCATCGGCTACAAACATCCTCCCAGAGCCTTTGATCCGCGGCGAACTGCTCGTCCTGACCAAGGCCGGGATGTCCCTGATCGCCTTCTCGATCGGCGGAAGCCTGATTGTCGAACGCATCCGGCGCCTCGGGAAGAGCATTTTCACGATCACGGCCTTTCAGGCCGCAGGCGGTTTCCTGGTGCCGGCCGCCTGTCTGCTCGGGGTGCTCCCCTTCCTCCTCGCCCCGCCGGAAGCCGATCCGGGTTGGTCGAGGATGCAGGTCGCCATGGCCCTTTTGATCGGGGCCGTCTGCGTGGCGACCGCATCGGGGGCCGTCCTCGGGGTCGTGAGCGAAATGCGGGCCGCCGGTCCTTTCACCACGGCCCTTCTCAGTGTCATCGCGCTCAGCTACGGGCTGACGATCCTCCTGTTCACCCTTTCCGTCGCCGTCGCTCAGACCCTCACCGGGCCGGGAGACGTCTCTCTCCAGGCTCTGCTCTCCAGGGCCGCCCTCCCTATCGCAAAGTCCCTGCTGCTCGGCGGAGCAGGCGCCGTCCTGCTCCTTCAGATCGGCCGCCTGATCCAGCAGCGCGAGGCTTACATGATGGTCGTTTTCGGCACCATCTTCAGCACGAGCGGCGTGGCGGACGCACTCGGCCTCTCCGGTCTCCTGGCCAACATGGTGGTCGGCTGCCTGATCGTCAATCTGGGGGGAAACAGGGAGTTTTTCAGGGCGGCCGAACAGATCGAGGAACCGGTTTTCAGCCTGTTCTTCGGGCTCGGAGGAGCGCACATGCAGCTTGGGGTGCTCCAATCGGCGGGTCCCCTGGCGCTCCTGATCGTGGTCGCTCGCCTGGCCGGCAAGACGGCCGGGACGTGGTGCGGCGCTTCGATCGCGCGGGCGCCCGACCCGCTGCGGCGCTACCTCGGGCTTGCCCTTTCTCCACAGGCGGGCTGGACCATCGGCCTCGTTCTGACCGCCGAAAACATCTTTCCCGTCTCGGAGATCGGCTCCATCCTGGTCAACGCGATCATCGGATCGGTCATCATCAGCATGATCCTCTGCCTGCCCCTGGTCCGTTTCGCGCTTCTCAAAGCGGGCGAAACCTCTTACGACGGGAGAAAGACATGA
- a CDS encoding CBS domain-containing protein: MKVSQALQTIGNTSYLTVEEDCPLKEVARKIAGLEQVRGLYLVDPEGRLKGSVSLGALIRSIMAIRRPHSFTRTLSLITAESVSDIADKHVIYALEDDDIEEVLERMAAHNIKEIPVVDRERRIIGNVGILPLWNLVESAA, from the coding sequence ATGAAGGTATCCCAGGCGCTCCAAACCATTGGCAACACGTCCTATCTGACAGTCGAGGAGGATTGCCCCCTCAAGGAGGTGGCGCGGAAGATCGCCGGTCTGGAGCAGGTCAGAGGCCTCTACCTCGTGGACCCCGAAGGCCGGCTGAAGGGTTCTGTGTCACTCGGAGCCCTGATCCGCAGCATCATGGCCATCCGCCGCCCGCATTCGTTCACGCGGACCCTCTCCCTGATCACCGCCGAATCCGTATCGGACATTGCCGACAAGCACGTGATCTATGCCCTGGAAGACGACGATATCGAGGAAGTCCTCGAAAGAATGGCTGCCCACAACATCAAAGAGATCCCCGTCGTCGACCGGGAACGCCGGATCATCGGGAACGTGGGGATCCTCCCCCTTTGGAACCTGGTCGAATCCGCGGCTTGA